From Chryseobacterium sp. H1D6B, a single genomic window includes:
- a CDS encoding transcription antitermination protein NusB — protein MLGRRQIREKVVENVYSYYQNPIKFDVLEKNMFASIEKIYHLYIYQLNFLVALKDLAENQMEIGKKKYFKTDAEVNPNQKFISNQILIKLEENPERLFFTGQHKELKWDLHDDLLVKTFQRITAGKRYQDFMKEDGYSFEADQKFIGKLFLRYIAENEDFNDYISDRELTWADDIHISNSMVQKTIGFMKEEEDSRTLIKMVKDEEDKNFASKLLRDTLNNWEANEKKLSDRLENWDLERVGLMDKVILTTSISELDNFPFTPSRVIINEYIEIAKVFATDRSNIFINGILDKYCKDQNRI, from the coding sequence ATGTTAGGAAGAAGACAAATCCGTGAAAAAGTGGTCGAGAATGTATATTCATACTACCAAAATCCGATAAAATTTGATGTTTTAGAGAAAAACATGTTTGCCAGTATAGAGAAAATCTATCATCTCTATATTTATCAGCTTAATTTTTTAGTTGCTCTAAAAGATCTGGCTGAAAATCAAATGGAAATTGGGAAGAAGAAATACTTTAAAACTGATGCTGAAGTTAATCCGAACCAAAAATTTATTAGCAACCAAATACTAATAAAACTGGAAGAAAACCCTGAAAGACTTTTCTTTACAGGACAGCACAAAGAATTAAAGTGGGATTTACATGACGATCTGCTTGTAAAAACTTTCCAAAGAATTACGGCTGGAAAAAGATATCAGGATTTCATGAAGGAAGATGGATATTCTTTTGAAGCTGATCAAAAATTTATCGGCAAATTGTTTTTACGATATATTGCTGAAAATGAAGATTTTAATGATTATATCAGTGACAGGGAATTAACTTGGGCTGATGATATTCATATTTCAAACTCAATGGTTCAAAAAACTATTGGTTTCATGAAAGAAGAGGAAGACAGCAGAACATTAATTAAGATGGTTAAAGATGAAGAAGATAAAAATTTTGCCAGCAAACTTCTAAGAGACACCCTTAATAATTGGGAGGCTAATGAGAAAAAACTGAGTGATAGATTAGAAAACTGGGATTTGGAAAGAGTCGGCCTAATGGATAAAGTTATTTTAACAACATCTATTTCGGAACTTGATAATTTTCCTTTTACGCCTTCAAGAGTTATTATTAATGAATATATTGAGATCGCTAAAGTATTTGCTACAGACAGATCAAATATCTTTATTAATGGAATTTTAGATAAATATTGTAAAGATCAAAATAGAATTTAA
- the yajC gene encoding preprotein translocase subunit YajC — MNILTILQAAPQGGGSSMMLIMMGVMFVGFYFLMIRPQMKKQKQEKSFQENLKVGSRVVLTSGLHGRIAQVQDDGFVIETLSGKLKFEKAAVSREFTDNRFGEKAAKNEKAPEKKEIETEKK; from the coding sequence ATGAATATACTAACAATTTTACAAGCAGCACCGCAGGGTGGAGGATCTTCAATGATGCTTATCATGATGGGTGTGATGTTTGTGGGCTTCTATTTCTTAATGATAAGGCCGCAGATGAAAAAACAAAAGCAGGAAAAAAGCTTTCAGGAAAACTTAAAAGTAGGAAGCAGAGTAGTGCTTACTTCAGGTCTTCACGGAAGAATTGCTCAAGTTCAGGATGATGGTTTCGTAATTGAAACATTATCTGGAAAATTAAAATTCGAAAAAGCAGCTGTTTCTAGAGAATTTACAGACAACCGTTTTGGAGAAAAGGCAGCAAAGAATGAAAAAGCTCCTGAGAAAAAAGAGATCGAAACTGAAAAGAAATAA
- a CDS encoding DNA polymerase ligase N-terminal domain-containing protein: protein MALKDYNEKRKFNETSEPKGKAKKSKDKLIFVIQRHAATRLHYDFRLEMEGVLKSWAVPKGPSLDPNDKRLAMMVEDHPYDYKDFEGNIPEGNYGAGQVEVWDSGTYEPLEENGSVSDEKELLKELKSGSLKFTLHGKKLKGEFALVKMKNSEENAWLLIKHKDEFAESPYDAEENTSSKSLVTKFLEEKKSLKTSKKKS from the coding sequence ATGGCTCTTAAAGATTATAATGAAAAACGTAAGTTCAACGAAACCAGTGAACCTAAAGGCAAAGCAAAAAAGAGTAAAGACAAATTGATCTTTGTTATTCAAAGGCATGCAGCTACCCGTCTTCATTACGATTTTCGTTTAGAGATGGAAGGTGTTTTAAAAAGCTGGGCTGTTCCTAAAGGACCATCATTAGATCCTAATGACAAAAGACTGGCAATGATGGTAGAAGACCACCCTTATGATTATAAAGATTTTGAAGGAAATATTCCTGAAGGAAATTACGGTGCAGGACAGGTTGAAGTTTGGGACAGCGGTACTTATGAGCCTTTAGAAGAAAACGGCTCCGTCTCTGATGAAAAAGAACTCTTGAAAGAATTGAAATCAGGTTCTTTAAAATTCACTTTACATGGTAAAAAATTAAAAGGTGAATTTGCTTTAGTGAAAATGAAAAATTCAGAAGAAAATGCATGGCTGCTGATCAAACATAAAGATGAATTTGCAGAAAGCCCTTACGATGCTGAAGAGAATACTTCTTCAAAATCTTTGGTAACGAAATTCTTAGAGGAAAAAAAAAGCCTAAAAACAAGCAAAAAGAAGTCATAG
- a CDS encoding Ku protein — protein sequence MKAIWNGAIGFGLVNIPVKIYSATETSKLDLDMLDKSDFSNIKFKRVNEKTGKEVKWENIVKAFLMDDKYIVLEDEDYEAASPEKTKILSIEHFVKEEEIDSVYFETPYFLEPQKNGENAYRLLIKALEETKMAGIGTFVLRESEAIGMIRPYNDEILVLNRLRFDQEIRDYKDLKIPAKKAPKPAELKMAKSLIEQLSETFDPTVYKDTYSEALMKIIKQKAKGKNIKAKKAVPAEEGKVIDLMAQLKASLQNSKSKNAS from the coding sequence ATGAAAGCAATTTGGAACGGTGCCATCGGCTTTGGTTTAGTCAATATCCCTGTTAAGATTTATTCAGCGACAGAAACCAGCAAATTAGATCTCGATATGCTCGATAAATCTGATTTTTCTAATATCAAATTCAAAAGAGTAAATGAGAAAACAGGAAAAGAAGTTAAATGGGAAAATATTGTCAAAGCTTTTCTGATGGATGATAAATACATCGTTCTTGAAGACGAAGATTACGAAGCAGCAAGCCCTGAGAAAACCAAGATACTTTCTATCGAACATTTCGTAAAAGAAGAAGAAATAGACAGTGTTTATTTTGAAACTCCTTATTTCCTGGAACCTCAGAAAAATGGTGAAAATGCTTACCGTCTTTTAATAAAAGCACTCGAGGAAACAAAAATGGCAGGAATCGGAACCTTTGTACTGCGTGAAAGTGAAGCTATCGGAATGATCCGCCCTTACAACGATGAAATTTTAGTTTTAAACCGCTTAAGATTTGATCAGGAGATCAGAGACTATAAAGACCTAAAGATCCCTGCCAAAAAAGCTCCGAAACCTGCTGAATTAAAAATGGCAAAAAGCCTTATTGAGCAGCTATCCGAAACATTTGACCCGACAGTTTATAAAGACACTTATTCTGAAGCTTTAATGAAAATCATTAAACAAAAAGCTAAAGGAAAGAATATAAAAGCCAAAAAGGCGGTACCTGCAGAAGAAGGCAAAGTGATCGACCTTATGGCTCAGTTGAAGGCCAGTTTACAAAATTCGAAATCTAAAAATGCATCATAA
- the ligD gene encoding DNA ligase D translates to MLAKPAEKAFDDKNWIFEIKWDGYRAVADLTKNDPLFYSRNGISFLSKFEKAAEDFSSQKHKMILDGEIVAYDSKGKPNFQLLQQIGDNPNLALTYQVFDLLWLNGHSTETLSLLQRKELLKEALIETDIIKYCDHIPEKGIDFFKQMKKMQLEGMIAKKADSLYTENHRSSDWLKIKFTNTDETIICGFTEPRGSRESFGALILGKYIDDKLIYCGHTGTGFSNESLKQLHHRLEKLIVKKPPFESIPKTNMPVTWVKPELVCEIKYSEITKDGIFRHPVFMGIREDKEPEEIQDASNKVSQINKNPKEMKTKASSKKAETPSEKEKEIQLNQHSVKLTHQDKIYFPKDGISKGDVIEYYQSVASYILPYLKNRPLSLNRFPSGIEEQGFYQKDAGDNMPDWIKTTKVFSESTDKYIDYVICNDKATLAYLNNLGCIDLNPWNSALPDLEHPDYLVLDLDPSKKNTFDNVIETALQVKEILDLAKIKGCCKTSGSTGIHIYIPMGGNYDFDQVKDFAHILMKQVNEKLPKITTLERSLQKRDDNKIYLDYLQNRSGQTLASAYSLRPKQGASVSMPLEWEELKKGLKPADFTIHNTLERIKEKGDLFKPVLGKGIDMMKALELLRYEN, encoded by the coding sequence ATGCTGGCAAAGCCTGCAGAAAAAGCTTTTGATGATAAAAACTGGATCTTTGAAATAAAATGGGACGGGTATAGAGCCGTTGCCGATCTTACAAAAAATGACCCCTTATTCTATTCCCGAAATGGAATTTCATTTCTGTCAAAATTTGAAAAAGCAGCAGAAGATTTCAGCAGTCAAAAACATAAAATGATTTTAGACGGCGAGATCGTTGCTTATGATTCAAAAGGAAAACCCAATTTCCAATTATTACAGCAGATTGGTGACAATCCCAATCTAGCTTTGACCTATCAGGTTTTTGACCTCCTTTGGTTAAATGGACATTCTACAGAAACACTCTCCCTGCTACAGAGAAAAGAATTATTAAAAGAAGCCTTAATAGAAACTGATATTATTAAATACTGCGACCATATTCCAGAAAAAGGTATTGATTTTTTTAAACAAATGAAAAAAATGCAGCTGGAAGGAATGATCGCCAAAAAAGCAGACAGCCTTTACACGGAAAATCATAGAAGCAGTGATTGGCTGAAAATAAAATTCACGAATACTGACGAAACAATTATCTGCGGTTTTACTGAACCTAGAGGCTCAAGAGAGAGTTTTGGAGCATTGATTTTAGGGAAGTACATTGATGATAAACTCATCTATTGCGGTCATACAGGAACCGGGTTTAGCAATGAATCTTTAAAACAGCTTCACCACCGGCTTGAAAAATTAATTGTGAAAAAACCTCCGTTTGAGAGTATTCCTAAAACCAATATGCCAGTAACCTGGGTAAAACCCGAATTGGTCTGCGAAATTAAATATTCCGAGATTACAAAAGACGGCATTTTCAGACATCCTGTATTTATGGGTATCCGCGAAGATAAAGAGCCTGAAGAAATCCAAGATGCATCAAATAAAGTAAGTCAAATTAATAAAAACCCTAAAGAAATGAAAACGAAAGCTTCTTCAAAAAAAGCTGAAACACCTTCCGAAAAGGAAAAAGAAATACAATTGAACCAGCATTCCGTTAAATTGACCCATCAGGATAAAATTTATTTCCCAAAAGACGGGATTTCAAAAGGCGATGTGATTGAATATTATCAATCTGTTGCTTCTTATATTCTGCCTTATCTAAAAAACCGTCCGCTGTCTTTAAACCGTTTTCCAAGCGGTATTGAAGAGCAGGGATTTTATCAGAAAGACGCAGGTGATAATATGCCCGACTGGATAAAAACTACCAAGGTTTTTTCAGAATCAACTGACAAATATATTGATTACGTTATCTGCAATGACAAAGCAACACTGGCTTATCTCAATAATTTAGGGTGCATTGACCTCAATCCCTGGAACAGTGCACTTCCTGATCTGGAACATCCTGATTATTTAGTTTTAGACCTTGACCCGTCAAAGAAAAACACCTTTGATAACGTCATAGAAACTGCACTTCAGGTAAAAGAAATTTTAGATCTTGCAAAAATAAAAGGCTGCTGCAAAACTTCCGGAAGCACCGGGATTCATATCTATATTCCTATGGGTGGAAATTACGATTTTGACCAGGTGAAAGATTTTGCTCATATCCTAATGAAACAGGTTAATGAAAAACTACCCAAAATCACAACATTAGAAAGAAGCCTTCAAAAGAGAGACGACAATAAAATTTATCTAGATTATCTTCAAAACCGGTCCGGGCAGACTTTAGCCAGTGCTTACAGCTTAAGACCAAAACAGGGAGCCTCTGTTTCTATGCCTCTGGAATGGGAAGAGTTAAAAAAAGGATTAAAGCCTGCCGATTTTACAATTCATAATACACTGGAAAGAATAAAAGAAAAAGGAGATTTGTTTAAACCTGTTTTAGGAAAGGGAATTGATATGATGAAGGCGCTGGAATTACTTCGGTATGAAAACTGA
- a CDS encoding ABC transporter ATP-binding protein, translated as MKALKTLNPYFWKHKILLFWGLLFIIASNFFNTYKVQFVGKSVDELTKGGHIGFNKQVLIYVAIIVGCSLLTGFFTFMMRQTIIVASRRIEYELKNKIYRHYQELSLTDYKQTTIGDLMNRLSEDIVAVRMYLGPGVMYVVNLVILLLITSIYMLKTDVSMTVWTLLPLPILSFLIFKVSSIINKKSKIMQRSQSAISTFVQDSFSGIRVVKFFAKENYIKKNYGIKVTDYQDKALDLAKTEAYFFTIILFVIGLLNVAIIVIGGQKYIDGQLSIGKIADFFMYINTLIFPFSMVGWVTSVNQRAEASMQRINEFLHKKSDIINKNFDNYPIKGDIEFRNVSYVYPNTGIKALDNLSFTIDAGQSLAIMGKTGSGKSTIALLLCRLIDPTEGEILIDGKNLKDHNLENYRNFIGYIPQESYLFSDSIENNIGFAIDHPSHEKVVEYATIADVDKNIAGFKEQYKTLVGERGVMLSGGQKQRICIARALIKDPNIIIFDDSLSALDTETEQNILENIETKIHNATSIIITHRESSAQRADKIINLTEITNSVTA; from the coding sequence ATGAAAGCTTTAAAAACTCTAAACCCTTACTTTTGGAAACACAAAATATTATTGTTTTGGGGGTTGCTATTTATCATTGCCAGTAATTTTTTCAATACTTATAAAGTTCAGTTTGTAGGAAAATCAGTAGATGAGCTTACCAAAGGAGGCCACATAGGATTCAATAAGCAGGTATTGATCTATGTCGCCATTATTGTCGGCTGTTCCTTACTCACAGGATTCTTCACTTTTATGATGAGGCAGACGATCATTGTCGCTTCAAGAAGAATTGAATATGAACTGAAAAATAAAATTTACAGACATTATCAGGAATTGTCTTTAACAGACTATAAACAGACTACCATTGGAGATTTAATGAATCGATTAAGTGAGGATATTGTAGCTGTAAGAATGTATTTGGGGCCGGGGGTTATGTATGTAGTGAATTTGGTGATTTTACTTCTTATCACCAGCATCTATATGCTGAAAACGGATGTTTCGATGACAGTATGGACACTACTGCCACTTCCTATCCTTTCTTTTCTCATTTTTAAAGTAAGTTCGATCATTAACAAAAAGTCGAAAATAATGCAGAGAAGCCAGTCGGCCATCTCTACTTTTGTTCAGGACAGTTTTTCAGGAATCAGAGTGGTAAAATTCTTTGCAAAAGAAAATTACATTAAAAAAAATTACGGAATAAAAGTCACGGATTATCAAGACAAAGCTTTAGATCTGGCTAAAACGGAAGCTTATTTCTTTACCATTATCTTATTTGTGATCGGATTATTAAATGTTGCTATCATTGTAATCGGCGGCCAGAAGTACATAGACGGCCAATTAAGCATTGGTAAAATCGCAGATTTCTTCATGTACATCAACACCCTGATCTTTCCTTTTTCCATGGTCGGCTGGGTGACATCAGTAAATCAAAGAGCAGAAGCTTCAATGCAGAGAATTAATGAATTCCTGCATAAGAAGTCTGACATTATCAATAAAAACTTTGACAATTATCCTATTAAAGGAGATATTGAATTCAGAAACGTAAGTTATGTTTATCCAAATACAGGAATTAAAGCACTGGATAATTTAAGCTTTACAATTGATGCAGGCCAATCTCTAGCAATAATGGGCAAAACAGGAAGTGGAAAATCGACTATTGCTCTACTTCTCTGCCGTTTAATTGATCCTACAGAAGGAGAGATTTTAATTGATGGAAAAAATCTTAAAGATCATAATCTTGAAAATTATAGAAATTTCATAGGCTACATACCACAAGAAAGTTATTTGTTTTCAGATTCTATTGAAAATAACATAGGATTCGCTATTGACCATCCTTCCCATGAAAAAGTAGTTGAATATGCTACAATTGCCGATGTAGATAAAAACATTGCAGGGTTTAAGGAACAATATAAAACACTAGTTGGGGAACGTGGCGTGATGCTTTCCGGGGGACAGAAACAGAGAATTTGTATCGCCAGAGCATTGATTAAGGATCCAAATATCATCATTTTTGATGATTCTCTTTCAGCTTTAGACACCGAAACAGAGCAAAATATACTGGAGAATATCGAAACTAAAATTCACAACGCTACATCCATAATTATCACACACAGAGAGTCTAGCGCTCAAAGAGCCGATAAAATTATTAATCTTACTGAAATTACCAATTCTGTAACCGCTTAG
- a CDS encoding DUF1573 domain-containing protein: MKKTLSIIALSIIGFGLVSCKKENKEVQGAETAAKDSTASTAATAPADPMAAPAAGQAVTPVKSDQPSTSLALSESNFDFGKIKKGDKVQHVYEVTNTGTNPLVISEVKPGCGCTAPDFTKEPILPGKKGKITLHFDSSSFDGNVQKYADVFANVDKSPIKLTFTANIQP; encoded by the coding sequence ATGAAAAAGACATTATCAATTATCGCTTTGTCTATTATAGGCTTTGGTTTAGTTTCTTGTAAAAAAGAAAATAAAGAAGTTCAAGGTGCAGAAACTGCAGCAAAAGATTCTACAGCTTCAACTGCGGCTACAGCTCCGGCTGATCCAATGGCAGCTCCTGCAGCAGGACAAGCAGTAACACCAGTGAAATCTGACCAGCCGTCAACATCATTAGCTTTATCAGAAAGCAATTTCGATTTTGGAAAGATCAAAAAAGGAGATAAAGTGCAGCATGTATATGAAGTAACCAATACAGGAACTAATCCATTGGTAATTTCTGAAGTAAAGCCTGGATGCGGATGTACAGCTCCTGATTTTACTAAAGAGCCAATTTTACCTGGCAAAAAAGGAAAAATTACATTACACTTCGATTCTTCAAGTTTCGACGGAAATGTTCAGAAATATGCAGACGTTTTTGCTAACGTAGATAAGTCTCCAATTAAATTAACGTTCACAGCGAATATTCAACCATAA
- a CDS encoding Crp/Fnr family transcriptional regulator: protein MEELFGYIKKFGILNENEQHLIAGGIQEMMIQKGEIFVEAGKTSQKIAFVKEGVFRSLYYNKQGDDFTRYFIYEGRFIGDFQGFADQIPSNEYIEAITDGVLLTIDFDFFKIIEKEVLVWPVLIAKAHAFVAENKLKVASTMLNLDAKSRYLHFLSHYPGLANRVPQSMLASYLGITPSSFSRIRKNIV, encoded by the coding sequence ATGGAAGAGTTATTCGGTTATATAAAAAAGTTCGGAATACTGAATGAAAATGAGCAGCATCTAATAGCTGGAGGAATTCAGGAAATGATGATTCAAAAAGGAGAAATTTTTGTGGAGGCAGGTAAGACCAGCCAAAAAATTGCTTTTGTAAAAGAGGGCGTTTTCCGCTCATTGTATTATAATAAACAAGGAGATGATTTCACGAGATATTTTATTTATGAAGGGCGATTCATAGGAGATTTTCAAGGTTTTGCTGATCAGATTCCTTCAAATGAATATATTGAAGCTATAACAGACGGAGTACTGCTGACGATTGATTTTGATTTTTTTAAAATAATAGAAAAAGAAGTACTGGTATGGCCTGTCCTTATTGCAAAGGCGCATGCTTTTGTAGCCGAAAATAAATTAAAAGTAGCAAGCACAATGCTCAATCTCGACGCTAAATCCCGCTATCTTCATTTTCTCAGCCATTATCCCGGACTTGCTAACCGTGTTCCGCAGTCTATGCTGGCTTCCTATCTTGGCATTACACCTTCTTCATTCAGCCGTATCCGCAAAAATATAGTGTAA
- a CDS encoding SDR family NAD(P)-dependent oxidoreductase, with protein MNENTNKTVLILGANSDVAKQCMKQYVEKGFSVIAASRNTKSLERFIEENHLNPSKVKVLYFDAADFDSHQKFYSSLPAKPNIAVYAAGFLVENQNALRDFKGAHQMMQVNYIGGVSILNIIAMDESNKKLERIIGLSSLSGVRGRKSNFIYGSTKSAFTQYLAGLRQELSSRKIIVSVLVIGYIRTKMNEGLQLKESLIMEPSYVAGFIVNAGKGFTIVPNFKWKIIYSILKILPQSLVAKLP; from the coding sequence ATGAATGAAAACACAAATAAAACAGTTCTTATTTTAGGTGCTAATTCTGATGTCGCCAAACAATGTATGAAACAATACGTTGAAAAAGGATTTTCTGTGATTGCAGCTTCGAGAAATACAAAATCTTTGGAGCGTTTTATAGAAGAAAATCATTTAAACCCATCGAAAGTTAAGGTCTTATATTTTGATGCCGCTGATTTTGATTCCCATCAAAAGTTTTATAGCAGCCTGCCTGCAAAACCGAATATTGCAGTGTATGCTGCTGGCTTTCTTGTTGAAAATCAAAATGCTTTGAGAGATTTTAAAGGAGCCCACCAGATGATGCAGGTGAATTATATAGGCGGGGTTTCCATACTGAACATAATTGCAATGGATGAAAGCAATAAAAAACTTGAACGGATCATCGGACTTTCTTCACTTTCCGGAGTACGGGGCAGAAAAAGCAATTTTATTTATGGAAGTACAAAATCTGCATTCACTCAGTATTTAGCCGGATTAAGACAAGAATTATCTTCAAGAAAAATCATAGTGAGTGTCCTTGTTATAGGCTATATCCGGACTAAGATGAATGAAGGTCTTCAGCTGAAAGAATCTTTAATCATGGAACCTTCTTATGTTGCTGGTTTTATTGTAAACGCAGGAAAAGGATTTACGATTGTCCCGAATTTTAAATGGAAAATTATTTATAGTATTTTAAAAATACTGCCTCAAAGTTTGGTAGCGAAGTTGCCATAA
- a CDS encoding dihydroorotate oxidase, whose protein sequence is MNLTSRIANYEFENPLMNASGVWCDNAEKLDEMVQSPAGSFVTKSATPDFREGNPSPRYVEVPLGSINSMGLPNLGFDFYLDYSITFQNENPGQINFLSIAGMAPEENILMLKKINDSEFKGITELNLSCPNVPGKPQIGYDFEATETILTRAFEFFKKPIGVKLPPYFDIAHFDEMAKILNKFPLQYVNCINSIGNGLYIDADKEEVVIKPKDGFGGIGGAYVKPTALANVRAFYTRLNKGIAVIGCGGVENGRDVFEHLLCGAQMVQVGSQLAKEGITIFDRLLQELKAIMEEKGYSSIEDFRGKLKSI, encoded by the coding sequence ATGAATCTTACCTCACGAATTGCCAATTACGAATTCGAAAACCCTTTGATGAATGCATCCGGAGTTTGGTGTGATAATGCCGAAAAACTTGATGAAATGGTGCAGTCCCCGGCGGGAAGTTTTGTTACTAAAAGTGCAACACCGGATTTCAGAGAAGGAAACCCAAGCCCGAGATATGTTGAGGTTCCTCTTGGAAGTATCAATTCTATGGGGCTTCCAAATCTTGGATTTGATTTTTATCTTGATTATTCAATTACATTTCAAAATGAAAACCCTGGACAGATCAATTTCCTTTCTATCGCAGGAATGGCTCCGGAGGAAAACATTTTGATGCTAAAGAAAATCAATGATTCTGAATTCAAAGGTATTACTGAACTTAATCTTTCCTGCCCGAATGTTCCTGGAAAACCTCAGATCGGATATGATTTTGAAGCGACAGAGACTATTTTGACCAGAGCATTTGAATTTTTCAAAAAACCAATCGGAGTAAAACTTCCTCCTTATTTTGATATTGCCCACTTTGATGAGATGGCAAAAATCTTAAATAAATTTCCGCTGCAGTATGTAAACTGTATCAATTCAATCGGAAACGGACTTTATATTGATGCTGATAAAGAAGAAGTAGTGATTAAACCTAAAGATGGTTTTGGAGGAATTGGAGGAGCTTATGTAAAGCCGACAGCTTTAGCAAACGTCCGTGCATTCTACACAAGATTAAATAAAGGCATCGCCGTAATAGGCTGCGGAGGGGTAGAAAACGGAAGAGATGTTTTTGAACATTTACTTTGCGGAGCTCAGATGGTACAGGTAGGATCTCAGCTGGCTAAAGAGGGAATTACTATTTTCGACAGACTGCTTCAAGAATTAAAAGCAATTATGGAGGAAAAAGGATATTCCAGTATTGAAGATTTCAGAGGAAAGCTAAAAAGCATATAA
- a CDS encoding T9SS type A sorting domain-containing protein has translation MAQSQFLDHSFGLNGVQTYTPNSTYPFMYDTGAITSQDKIIVTGSYLTPSSIPSSVRTNIVQRLNSDGSIDNSFNTFSIVTGFQDLYFSQISIQPDNKILLGEFGFRYLTRLNENGTLDFGFGNNGQMNDGAISMILSDRGLSSSQLNKIVSIGNKILLCFDATDEQQNYKIGVLRLNDNGTVDNSFGNNGVIIEDGSSGQMIVQNNSKLILISQDLQTLAIHKSRYSLDGILDGTFNNNLLQYTMPPGYMTYLAKAVGKNNNVFIYGVSSPASGPVPLITLIKIDQNGEIDHSFGVSGVANEQYYSTNNYTVYNNTPFQNLLIDNDNNLLVVCSVSPTMSPLNYNQFIKKFNSSGAVDQSFGNNGTVDIDLNSSEYVRKAIITNDNKIMIFGYNSSPNKGVITKILNNSNTLTTENLIKQDFKISPNPVENFIHLNNQKNNKIITAEIMDFSGRILLTTKIDNNTIDVTSIQKGVYYLKIGNIITKFIKK, from the coding sequence ATGGCACAAAGTCAGTTTTTAGATCACTCCTTTGGTTTAAACGGAGTACAGACTTATACACCCAACAGCACTTATCCTTTTATGTATGATACAGGAGCAATAACTTCTCAAGACAAAATTATTGTTACAGGAAGCTATTTGACTCCTAGTTCGATCCCATCAAGCGTCAGAACAAATATTGTACAGAGATTGAACTCTGACGGATCTATAGATAATAGTTTTAATACATTTTCTATTGTTACAGGGTTTCAAGATTTATATTTTTCACAAATATCTATTCAACCTGATAACAAAATTTTACTTGGCGAATTTGGATTTAGATATCTTACTCGTTTAAATGAAAATGGAACTCTGGATTTTGGATTTGGAAATAATGGACAAATGAATGATGGTGCTATTAGTATGATTTTAAGTGATAGAGGATTATCTAGTTCCCAGTTAAATAAAATAGTTAGCATAGGAAATAAAATCTTATTATGTTTTGATGCAACGGATGAGCAACAAAATTATAAAATAGGAGTTTTGAGACTTAATGATAATGGTACAGTTGATAACTCTTTTGGAAACAACGGCGTAATTATAGAAGATGGCAGTTCTGGACAGATGATTGTTCAAAATAATTCCAAGTTAATATTGATATCTCAGGATCTACAGACCTTAGCAATACATAAAAGCAGGTATTCATTAGATGGAATATTGGATGGAACATTTAATAATAACCTTTTACAATATACTATGCCTCCAGGTTATATGACATATTTGGCCAAGGCAGTAGGAAAAAATAATAATGTTTTTATATATGGTGTTTCTTCTCCCGCCTCGGGTCCTGTTCCTCTGATTACACTAATAAAAATTGATCAGAATGGGGAAATTGATCATAGCTTCGGAGTTAGCGGGGTAGCAAATGAACAATATTATAGTACTAATAATTATACTGTTTATAATAATACTCCATTTCAGAACCTTTTAATAGATAATGATAATAATCTACTTGTAGTATGTTCTGTAAGTCCAACAATGAGCCCATTGAATTATAATCAATTTATCAAGAAGTTTAATTCTAGCGGAGCGGTTGATCAAAGTTTTGGCAACAATGGGACAGTTGATATTGATTTAAATTCTTCCGAGTATGTTAGAAAGGCAATTATTACTAATGATAATAAGATAATGATCTTTGGATATAATTCAAGTCCTAATAAAGGTGTTATCACAAAGATTTTAAATAATAGCAATACATTGACAACAGAAAATTTAATTAAACAAGATTTTAAAATTTCTCCTAATCCTGTAGAAAACTTTATTCATTTAAATAATCAAAAAAATAATAAAATAATAACGGCAGAAATAATGGATTTTAGCGGCCGTATATTATTAACAACCAAAATTGACAATAATACAATAGATGTGACCAGTATTCAGAAAGGTGTTTACTATCTGAAAATAGGGAATATAATAACTAAGTTCATAAAAAAATAA